A genome region from Natronosalvus rutilus includes the following:
- a CDS encoding COG4315 family predicted lipoprotein: protein MSIPRRTVLLAVGSSVAIAGCLGDEESDGGSEDSTDDGTQIDDSDESGDDDSESESENESENDNETDDEGESGATVRVRPHPDHGDVLVGPQGLTLYNFDQDTQGEMESTCYDGCAEAWPPLTVEGEPTAGDGVAATLTTFERDDGETQVAANGWPLYYFASDEEPGDANGQGVNDVWWVLKPDGTPMRPDDSGGSGDDGNSDETDDTDDSDSDDDDGVGY, encoded by the coding sequence ATGTCGATACCACGACGAACAGTCCTGCTCGCCGTCGGCTCGAGTGTCGCCATCGCCGGCTGTCTCGGTGACGAGGAATCGGACGGTGGGAGCGAAGATTCGACGGACGACGGGACGCAGATAGACGATAGCGACGAGTCGGGTGACGACGATAGCGAAAGTGAGAGCGAGAACGAGAGTGAGAACGATAACGAGACCGACGACGAAGGCGAATCCGGCGCGACGGTTCGCGTCAGACCCCACCCTGACCACGGCGACGTTCTCGTCGGGCCGCAGGGACTGACTTTGTACAACTTCGACCAGGATACCCAGGGCGAAATGGAGAGTACCTGCTACGACGGCTGTGCCGAGGCGTGGCCGCCGCTGACGGTCGAGGGAGAGCCCACCGCCGGCGACGGGGTCGCCGCGACGCTGACCACGTTCGAGCGGGACGACGGGGAAACACAGGTGGCCGCTAACGGCTGGCCGCTGTACTACTTCGCCTCTGACGAGGAGCCGGGCGACGCGAATGGCCAGGGCGTCAACGACGTCTGGTGGGTCCTCAAGCCCGACGGAACGCCGATGCGGCCGGACGACAGTGGTGGCTCTGGCGACGACGGTAACTCGGATGAGACTGACGACACGGATGACTCAGATAGCGACGATGACGACGGCGTCGGTTACTGA
- a CDS encoding geranylgeranyl reductase family protein, which yields MSSMEQSAATTGQREQSPDVIVVGAGTAGCYAAATVAKAGYEVVVLERKSEEEAGHIACGDALKGADAFPEAIPKSQLEPAFTNTDVTHGRFEIPQENTVLEIPVPGELAVVDRWEYGRRVIEGAKNAGATFHYDTVVQDVVQDDDGRVTGVRAMSRGDPYTYEADLVVDGAGSLSLLQDKVDFSNSTFDTNVTYSQFCSAYREIVHVEEPVEWSDALVFKPTERAAGYLWYFPRTDTEINAGLGFQMTEQPMKLVEDLKRDLRDRPEFAGARVEDKLGAALPTRRPYDSAVHPGFMAVGDAAGHVNPTTGGGIAGAAYAGKYAGEQAIEAIEDGDVSEHALWEYNERVMDHYGARYAALDVYNILSTAVDVDDLMGLLAAMPGDKLAEALYSGSTDIGMKLKLEALVKSRGHWGTILNLYRTKRRADEVLEQYEGYPSRPDALPNWQRQRDDLMETVYETTGADPKY from the coding sequence ATGAGCAGCATGGAGCAGTCGGCCGCGACGACGGGCCAGCGCGAGCAGTCGCCGGACGTAATCGTCGTCGGCGCCGGCACGGCAGGGTGTTACGCCGCCGCAACCGTCGCGAAGGCGGGCTACGAGGTCGTCGTCCTCGAGCGAAAGTCCGAGGAAGAAGCCGGACACATCGCCTGTGGCGACGCGCTGAAGGGCGCGGACGCGTTCCCCGAGGCGATCCCCAAGTCCCAGCTCGAGCCGGCGTTCACCAACACCGACGTCACCCACGGTCGCTTCGAGATTCCGCAGGAGAACACCGTCCTCGAGATTCCGGTCCCCGGCGAACTCGCGGTCGTCGACCGCTGGGAGTACGGGCGTCGGGTCATCGAGGGGGCGAAGAACGCGGGCGCGACGTTCCACTACGACACCGTCGTCCAGGACGTGGTACAGGACGACGACGGCCGGGTCACGGGCGTCCGAGCGATGTCCCGCGGCGATCCCTACACCTACGAGGCCGACCTCGTCGTCGACGGGGCCGGGTCGCTCTCGCTCCTTCAGGACAAGGTCGACTTCTCGAACTCGACGTTCGACACCAACGTCACCTACTCGCAGTTCTGTTCGGCCTACCGGGAAATCGTCCACGTCGAGGAGCCGGTCGAGTGGAGCGACGCCCTCGTGTTCAAACCGACCGAGCGTGCCGCGGGCTACCTCTGGTACTTCCCGCGGACGGACACTGAGATCAACGCCGGCCTGGGCTTCCAGATGACCGAACAGCCGATGAAACTCGTCGAGGACCTCAAGCGCGACCTCCGGGACCGACCGGAGTTCGCTGGCGCCCGCGTTGAGGACAAACTCGGCGCCGCGCTCCCCACCCGACGGCCCTACGACTCCGCGGTGCACCCCGGCTTTATGGCCGTGGGCGACGCCGCGGGGCACGTCAACCCCACCACCGGCGGCGGCATCGCGGGCGCCGCCTACGCCGGGAAGTACGCCGGCGAGCAGGCGATCGAGGCGATCGAGGACGGCGACGTCAGCGAGCACGCCCTCTGGGAGTACAACGAGCGCGTGATGGACCACTACGGCGCCCGCTACGCCGCCCTCGACGTCTACAACATCCTCTCGACGGCCGTCGACGTCGACGACCTCATGGGCCTGCTCGCGGCGATGCCCGGCGACAAGCTCGCCGAGGCGCTCTACTCGGGCAGTACGGACATCGGTATGAAACTCAAGCTCGAGGCGCTGGTCAAGAGCCGCGGCCACTGGGGGACAATCTTGAACCTCTACCGGACGAAACGGCGGGCCGACGAGGTGCTCGAGCAGTATGAGGGGTACCCCTCGAGACCCGACGCGCTCCCGAACTGGCAGCGCCAGCGCGACGACCTGATGGAGACGGTGTACGAAACGACAGGTGCGGATCCGAAGTACTAA
- a CDS encoding 2Fe-2S iron-sulfur cluster-binding protein has translation MTEYTVEFVGTGETITCSDTQTILSRCLEEGIAQEYSCRVGMCLACSAEVLEGEVTQPAARGLTEEEAENYALTCMARPQSDLRLERGKYPPSIEADIDSNADGSTASADD, from the coding sequence ATGACCGAGTACACCGTCGAATTCGTCGGCACGGGCGAGACGATCACCTGCTCCGACACGCAGACGATTCTCAGCCGCTGTCTCGAGGAAGGGATTGCCCAGGAGTACTCCTGCCGCGTCGGGATGTGTCTGGCGTGCTCGGCGGAGGTCCTCGAGGGCGAGGTCACCCAGCCGGCGGCTCGCGGGTTGACCGAGGAGGAAGCCGAGAACTACGCGCTGACCTGCATGGCTCGACCACAGTCGGATCTGCGACTCGAGCGTGGGAAGTATCCGCCGAGCATCGAGGCTGATATCGACTCGAACGCAGACGGGAGTACAGCATCTGCCGACGACTGA